CATCTCCATCTGTCATTGAAGAAGCTGTAGAAAAAGCAGATCAGGGAGATGGTGTTATAGTTCTTTGTGATCTTGGAAGTTCTGTTATAAATGCTCAGAAAGCTAAGAAGAATTTAAAGGGTAAAATCAGAATGGAAATAGTTGATGCTCCAATTGTGGAAGGTACCATAGTTGGTGTTTCAGCCAATGGTCCAAGAATAGATATGGAAAGTCTTATTGAATTTATAAGAGAAGCTAAGGTGTTTCCAAAGCTATAAAAAAGGG
This DNA window, taken from Fusobacterium sp. DD2, encodes the following:
- a CDS encoding diguanylate cyclase — translated: MIGIVVVAHNPKLSEEIIRFCKDLKKENFQLINGGGTGNGIDFGTSPSVIEEAVEKADQGDGVIVLCDLGSSVINAQKAKKNLKGKIRMEIVDAPIVEGTIVGVSANGPRIDMESLIEFIREAKVFPKL